The proteins below come from a single Candidatus Alcyoniella australis genomic window:
- a CDS encoding tetratricopeptide repeat protein, with translation MHGMKFGKPTTILLVLGLLALGGCALRGHEPIDYQPADATAAEPEDQEAQQAQDLRNQYLQFLREMNRIDRDFKSYYSYSLAQWAMMGGDVVAARRLLEESAAGAEPGTFPYLELAEVCLTLGDFQCAMTNVERTLQDNPNDLRALMALAGLSEAMGDRDAALEAYDRCTRIDPTQTDCRLYRAELLVDIGELEQAFDEFESLLREDPGHTQARLLLARVCMLTGREQRAELEFLTVLQQRPGDLAAALGMGLLCEQQGDVQRALEYYQIALTADPGNRMLRERVILLLVELGRAEDALQQADRIRTIDADEHAWRITRAMIMFHVERYDEAESLLRVGLEQQPDDQYARLLLGNVLLNQRRPEEALEHLEQLAQDSDYYIDGLASQVEALRMLRRWPQALETSREGRAAQPDNDYWLRSEAIALAGLERYEQSEELLRQGISRNRRNAELIYTLALVLEEQQRSDEALRQIKKVLRLDPENVSALNFLGYSYAERGENLDQAEAALIKADSLRPDDGYIIDSLGWVFYKQGRFEQALQYLERAVQLAPNEPVVLGHLGDVYSELGRNQQAIDAYRRALQSDPEPDQRQELIDKLRGLGAQIDADGGL, from the coding sequence ATGCACGGCATGAAATTCGGCAAACCAACGACGATTTTATTGGTGCTCGGATTGCTCGCATTGGGCGGCTGCGCCCTACGCGGCCATGAGCCGATCGATTACCAACCTGCGGATGCAACCGCTGCGGAACCGGAGGACCAGGAAGCGCAGCAGGCGCAAGATCTGCGCAATCAGTACCTGCAATTCCTGCGGGAGATGAACCGCATCGACCGCGATTTCAAGTCGTACTACAGCTACTCGCTGGCCCAGTGGGCGATGATGGGCGGGGACGTCGTGGCCGCGCGCCGCTTGCTCGAGGAGTCGGCAGCCGGCGCCGAGCCGGGGACTTTTCCCTATCTCGAGCTGGCCGAGGTCTGCCTGACCCTGGGCGACTTTCAGTGCGCGATGACCAACGTTGAGCGCACTTTGCAAGATAATCCGAACGATCTACGGGCGCTGATGGCCTTGGCCGGACTGTCCGAGGCCATGGGCGATCGCGACGCCGCGCTCGAGGCCTACGATCGCTGCACCCGGATCGATCCCACACAGACCGACTGTCGGCTCTATCGCGCCGAGCTGCTGGTGGACATCGGAGAACTCGAGCAGGCCTTTGACGAGTTTGAGTCGCTGTTGCGCGAAGATCCGGGGCATACCCAGGCGCGGCTGCTGTTGGCGCGGGTGTGCATGCTCACCGGCCGCGAACAGCGCGCCGAGCTCGAGTTCCTGACCGTACTCCAGCAGCGGCCCGGAGATCTGGCCGCGGCACTGGGCATGGGACTGCTGTGCGAGCAGCAGGGTGATGTGCAGCGGGCGCTGGAGTACTACCAGATCGCCCTTACCGCCGATCCGGGCAACCGGATGTTGCGCGAACGGGTGATCCTGCTGCTGGTCGAGCTGGGACGCGCCGAGGATGCGTTGCAGCAGGCCGATCGGATCAGGACCATCGACGCGGACGAGCACGCTTGGCGCATCACCCGGGCGATGATCATGTTTCACGTCGAACGCTACGACGAGGCCGAGAGCTTGTTGCGCGTGGGCCTGGAGCAGCAGCCGGACGACCAATACGCGCGGCTGTTGCTGGGCAACGTGCTGCTCAACCAGCGACGTCCCGAGGAGGCCCTGGAACATCTTGAGCAACTTGCGCAGGACTCGGATTATTACATCGACGGCCTGGCCTCGCAGGTCGAGGCGTTGCGCATGCTCAGGCGCTGGCCCCAGGCGCTGGAGACCTCGCGCGAGGGACGCGCGGCTCAACCGGACAACGACTACTGGCTACGCTCCGAAGCGATCGCGCTGGCCGGGCTGGAACGCTACGAACAGTCCGAGGAACTGCTGCGTCAGGGTATAAGCCGCAATCGACGCAACGCCGAATTGATCTACACCCTGGCGTTGGTGCTCGAGGAGCAGCAGCGCAGCGACGAAGCGTTACGCCAGATTAAAAAAGTACTGCGCCTCGATCCGGAGAATGTCAGCGCGCTGAACTTCCTGGGCTACAGCTATGCGGAACGCGGCGAGAACCTCGATCAGGCCGAGGCTGCACTGATCAAGGCCGATTCGCTGCGGCCCGACGACGGCTACATCATCGACTCGCTGGGCTGGGTGTTTTACAAGCAGGGCCGCTTCGAGCAGGCTTTGCAATACCTCGAGCGCGCCGTGCAACTGGCGCCCAACGAGCCGGTGGTTCTGGGTCACCTGGGCGACGTCTATTCCGAATTGGGCCGCAATCAACAGGCGATCGATGCCTACCGCCGGGCGCTGCAGTCCGACCCGGAGCCCGACCAACGGCAGGAGCTGATCGATAAGCTTCGGGGCCTGGGCGCGCAGATCGACGCGGACGGAGGCTTGTGA
- the rfbB gene encoding dTDP-glucose 4,6-dehydratase, which produces MRILITGGAGFIGSNLVRHLCANRPELRPVVLDKLTYAGNFETIRDLVEGDRIEFVRGDICDPECVDRVLGSNIDAVLHLAAESHVDRSIHSAAEFVRTNVLGTQVLLEAALRHGVKRYVQVSTDEVYGSLGPEGLFTEETPLDPSSPYSASKTAADLLVQAYVRTHGFPAMITRCSNNYGPHQFPEKLIPLFTLNAMDDKPLPLYGDGKNVRDWIHVDDHCRALELVLERGEVGRVYNVGGGNERTNIEITQLILRALGKPQSLIKRVTDRPGHDRRYAIDSSRIESELGWLPQVDFAEGIARTVDWYRNNLDWCKRIISGEHERFYDAWYGRRLAEAD; this is translated from the coding sequence ATGCGCATACTGATCACCGGCGGAGCCGGATTCATCGGCAGCAACTTGGTGCGCCACCTTTGTGCAAACCGCCCCGAGCTGCGTCCGGTTGTGCTCGACAAGCTGACCTACGCCGGTAATTTCGAGACGATCCGCGATCTGGTCGAAGGCGACCGCATCGAGTTCGTCAGAGGCGACATCTGCGATCCCGAGTGCGTCGACCGGGTTCTGGGATCCAATATCGACGCGGTGCTGCACCTGGCGGCCGAAAGCCACGTGGATCGCAGCATCCACAGCGCCGCCGAATTTGTGCGCACCAACGTGCTGGGCACCCAGGTGCTGCTCGAAGCGGCGCTGCGTCACGGCGTGAAGCGCTACGTTCAGGTCAGCACCGACGAGGTCTACGGCAGCCTGGGCCCCGAGGGGCTGTTCACCGAAGAAACGCCGCTGGATCCCTCGAGCCCCTACTCCGCGAGCAAGACCGCCGCCGACCTGCTGGTGCAGGCCTATGTGCGCACCCACGGCTTTCCGGCGATGATCACTCGCTGCTCGAACAACTACGGGCCGCACCAGTTTCCCGAAAAACTGATCCCGCTGTTCACGCTCAACGCCATGGACGACAAACCGCTGCCGCTGTACGGCGACGGCAAGAACGTGCGCGACTGGATCCACGTCGACGACCACTGCCGGGCGCTGGAACTGGTGCTCGAACGCGGAGAGGTCGGCCGGGTCTACAACGTCGGCGGAGGCAACGAGCGCACCAACATCGAGATCACGCAACTGATCCTGCGCGCCCTTGGCAAGCCTCAGTCGCTGATCAAACGCGTGACCGACCGGCCCGGGCACGACCGGCGCTACGCCATTGATTCCAGTCGAATCGAAAGCGAGCTGGGCTGGCTGCCGCAGGTCGACTTCGCCGAGGGGATCGCGCGCACCGTGGACTGGTACCGCAACAACCTGGACTGGTGCAAGCGGATCATCAGCGGCGAGCACGAGCGCTTCTATGACGCCTGGTACGGCCGACGCCTGGCCGAGGCCGACTGA
- the rfbD gene encoding dTDP-4-dehydrorhamnose reductase: protein MRCLVLGCNGMLGRRVVEAFAAHGHELCAMDLPEVDITDPQSVEAALRFDPQWVINCAAYTAVDQAEDQPDAAMRVNAQGPRVLAAALAERSTRLLHISTDYVFDGTKPGPYCEDDRPQPLGAYARSKLAGETALSVLGQRATIVRTAWLYGPDGGHFFRTIVRLARERGELSVVEDQRGTPTLSNDLAAAILELCRSGRSGLFHATNSGVTTWYEAAKTCCEILGINITIRPVKSSQMPRKAPRPANSELCCDRLAAALGGPLRPWREALECYLTKLEPALRENK from the coding sequence GTGCGCTGCCTGGTACTGGGCTGTAATGGGATGCTCGGACGCCGCGTGGTCGAGGCGTTCGCTGCTCACGGACACGAGCTGTGCGCCATGGATCTTCCCGAGGTCGACATCACCGACCCGCAATCGGTCGAGGCGGCGCTGCGCTTCGATCCGCAGTGGGTGATCAACTGTGCGGCCTACACCGCGGTCGACCAGGCCGAGGATCAGCCCGATGCCGCGATGCGCGTCAACGCCCAGGGCCCGCGGGTGCTGGCCGCGGCCCTGGCCGAGCGCTCGACGCGACTGCTGCACATCTCGACCGACTATGTTTTCGACGGAACCAAGCCCGGCCCCTATTGCGAGGACGACCGGCCGCAGCCCCTGGGAGCTTATGCCCGCAGCAAGCTCGCCGGAGAAACCGCGCTGTCGGTGCTTGGCCAACGGGCGACGATCGTACGCACAGCCTGGCTCTACGGCCCGGACGGAGGGCACTTCTTCCGCACCATCGTCCGCCTGGCCCGCGAGCGCGGCGAGCTGTCGGTGGTCGAGGACCAACGCGGAACGCCCACGCTCTCCAACGACCTGGCCGCGGCGATTCTCGAGCTGTGCCGATCGGGCCGCTCGGGCCTGTTCCACGCCACCAACTCCGGCGTCACCACCTGGTACGAGGCGGCCAAAACCTGCTGCGAGATTCTCGGAATCAACATCACAATCCGGCCGGTAAAATCATCGCAAATGCCGCGCAAAGCCCCGCGACCGGCCAACAGCGAACTATGCTGCGATCGGCTGGCCGCGGCCCTGGGCGGGCCGTTGCGCCCCTGGCGCGAGGCGCTGGAGTGCTACCTGACGAAGCTCGAGCCCGCGCTGCGCGAAAATAAGTAG